A single region of the Vicia villosa cultivar HV-30 ecotype Madison, WI linkage group LG4, Vvil1.0, whole genome shotgun sequence genome encodes:
- the LOC131599880 gene encoding uncharacterized protein LOC131599880 — MSQLGLLLQETRAESRTILGLLNEQMDGVDGVPRRRRSFKERFGFIGIGCCGATRGFRSSSSSSSSQLPQQQISDTDPVQDPSVCVGPNPTASSSSTGSSSSNMNLAAALAAERQLRRPPVETNIVGGGRTSGTPWRVSLMRLLEETENGDTVAEKAVSEVKVGGVAGNDSVCCVCMGRNKGAAFIPCGHTFCRVCSRELWLNRGSCPLCNRSIIEILDIF; from the coding sequence atgagtcAGCTCGGTTTGTTATTGCAGGAGACTCGGGCTGAGTCAAGAACGATTCTCGGTTTGTTAAACGAACAAATGGACGGTGTTGATGGAGTTCCTCGGAGGAGACGTAGCTTCAAGGAACGGTTTGGATTCATCGGGATAGGTTGCTGTGGAGCCACACGTGGATtccgttcttcttcttcttcatcatcatctcaaTTACCTCAGCAACAAATTTCTGATACGGATCCGGTTCAGGATCCGAGCGTCTGCGTTGGCCCGAATCCAACTGCTTCCAGTTCGAGTACAGGTTCGAGTTCGTCTAATATGAATCTTGCGGCGGCGTTAGCGGCGGAGCGACAACTCCGAAGACCGCCGGTGGAAACAAACATCGTCGGAGGGGGTAGGACTTCGGGGACACCGTGGAGAGTGTCGTTGATGAGGCTTTTAGAGGAGACGGAAAATGGTGACACGGTGGCTGAAAAAGCTGTGAGTGAGGTGAAAGTAGGTGGTGTGGCGGGGAATGATTCGGTGTGTTGCGTGTGCATGGGAAGGAATAAAGGCGCGGCGTTTATTCCGTGTGGACACACTTTTTGCAGAGTCTGCTCTAGGGAGCTGTGGCTGAACAGAGGCTCCTGCCCACTTTGTAACCGTTCGATTATTGAGattcttgatattttctag